Proteins encoded in a region of the Vicia villosa cultivar HV-30 ecotype Madison, WI linkage group LG5, Vvil1.0, whole genome shotgun sequence genome:
- the LOC131605663 gene encoding uncharacterized protein LOC131605663, giving the protein MAYNTSSDSIDEIGMVHPDNILRELIPSVDVSPNVEGVVVKAVDVGGDFNNKQEFDGRESMLTWIRRNATDLGFGAVIGRSDYGTTRRNVFVTMLCERSGKYHPSLRKFKRDDTGTRKCECPFKIRGYMVASKKWRFNVICGLHNHDMCGKLQGHPNVCQVRPEEKTCVNDMSLNLVQPKNILTTLKRKEPDNISNIRQVYNIQYCNNKAVKENRSEMQQLLKMLDDSKYVSRKVKSAVETKQVETNGGKSVKPGVIVEQIMDAWTRIVKEKFVCAWTNNVRHLGNTTTNRVESTHASLKNWLANRKGDLCRDWDTVNFKIKNQHNEIQTTFGQSITVLEHRFWDNILYCQLIGNVSRVRLNYIFHEAKRGEIVGSDSVKCGCTITRTYGLPCVCVIAKKARLGEPIRMEEVIPHWKRLSFHDDGCVEGEKSTISITSELEAIQERFSKADDNMKLHIKEKLRKIGYPETTDMKPPSQPVKTKDAPKKLKPTPNDNSTTRSPSYCEHIDKLFPDSPTPKPQKTQKSSNKGDRISKPPPTPIPLKIPIIEEMPILSKIPFIEEMKVFMHPYIV; this is encoded by the exons ATGGCGTACAATACATCATCTGATTCTATTGATGAAATTG gtatggtgcaccccgataatatctTAAGAGAATTAATTCCTTCAGTCGATGTTTCTCCAAATGTTGAAGGGGTAGTCGTAAAGGCAGTAGATGTTGGcggtgactttaataacaagcaagagtttgatggTCGGGAAAGCATGCTcacatggattcgtaggaatgcAACTGACCTTGGTTTTGGTGCGGTAATAGGAAGATCGGATTATGGTACGACAAGAAGAAATGTTTTCGTAACAATGTTGTGtgaaagaagcgggaaataccatccTTCTCTAAGGAAATTTAAAAGAGATGACACGGgtactagaaaatgcgagtgtccatttaaaatccGTGGTTACATGGTGGCTAGCAAGAAGTGGAGATTTAatgttatttgtggtttgcataaccatgacaTGTGCGGGAAATTACAAGGACATCCTAATGTATGTCAGGTCAGACCGGAAGAGAAGACATGTGTTAATGACATGTCATTGAATCttgtccaaccgaaaaatatacttaCCACGTTGAAACGGAAGGAACCCGACAACatatcaaatataaggcaagtATATAATATCCAATACTGCAATAATAAGGCGGTTAAGGAAAATAgaagtgagatgcaacaactgtTAAAGATGTTGGATGATAGCAAATACGTGTCGCG taaggttaaatcCGCGGTCGAGACAAAACAAGTAGAGACCAATGGTGGAAAATCGGTGAAGCCCGGTGTGATTGTTgaacaaataatggatgcatggactCGTATT GTGAAGGAGAAGTTTGTGTGTGCGTGGACCAATAATGTCCGACACCttgggaatacaaccaccaaTAGAGTTGAATCGACACATGCTAGTTTGAAAAATTGGTTGGCTAATAGAAAGGGTGACTTGTGTCGAGATTGGGACACCGTAAATTTCAAGATCAAAAACCaacataatgagatacaaaccaCTTTTGGTCAGAGCATTACGGTGTTGGAACATCGATTTTGGGACAACATTCTTTATTGTCAATTGATCGGTAATGTGTCTCGGGTCAGGTTAAACTATATTTTTCACGAGGCCAAACGAGGTGAAATTGTCGGTTCCGATAGTGTAAAGTGTGGTTGCACTATTACTAGAACGTATGGTCTCCCGTGTGTATGTGTTATTGCAAAAAAAGCGAGACTAGGTGAGCCAATAAGAATGGAAGAAGTTATCCCTCATTGGAAAAGACTTAGTTTTCATGATGATGGTTGTGTCGAAGGAGAAAAATCGACTATCTCTATTACTTCCGAATTGGAAGCGATACAAGAGAGGTTTTCGAAGGCCGATGACAATAtgaaactccacatcaaagaAAAATTGCGGAAGATTGGATATCCCGAAACAACCGACATGAAACCGCcgtctcaaccggttaagacaaAGGATGCTCCCAAGAAATTGAAGCCTACACCGAATGACAACTCGACTACACGGTCTCCTTCTTATTGTGAGCATATCGATAAACTTTTTCCCGACTCACCGACTCCTAAACCtcaaaaaactcaaaaaagtTCAAACAAAGGAGATCGCATAAGCAAACCGCCTCCGACACCTATTCCacttaaaattccaattattgaAGAGATGCCTATTTTATCGAAAATTCCATTCATCGAAGAGATGAAAGTTTTTATGCACCCTTACATCGTGTAG